A segment of the Streptomyces pactum genome:
GCTGCCCGCCGACGCCGTGCTGCCGGAGGCGACCGGCCTGCGCGGACCGCTCAGTTGTCTCTCGCACGCTCGCTACGGCATCGTCTGGGGCGCGATGGGCGCGGCCCGCAGCTCCTTCGAGGCGGCCGTGGAGTACGCGAAGACGCGGGAGCAGTTCGGGCGGCCCATCGGAGGGTTCCAGCTCACCCAGGCCAAGCTCGCCGACATGGCGGTCGAACTGCACAAGGGGATTCTGCTCGCCCACCACCTGGGGCGGCGCATGGACGCCGGCCGCCTGCGTCCCGAGCAGGTCAGCTTCGGCAAGCTCAACAACGTACGCGAGGCCATCGACATCTGCCGTACGGCCCGCACGATTCTCGGGGCCAACGGGATCTCCCTCGAGTACCCCGTGATGCGGCACGCGACGAACCTGGAATCGGTGCTCACCTACGAGGGCACCGTCGAGATGCACCAGTTGGTGCTGGGCAAGGCGCTCACCGGACTCGACGCCTTCCGGTAGGAGACCGGCGGGGGCGGACCCGGTGGGGGCCCGGCGGGGTGGACCCGGCGGGGCGGGGGAGCGGGGCCGTGGTGTGCGGCCCCGCCTCAGCTCTGGTTGAAGAAACCGTCGGAACGGTGCGCGGCGGGCTCGCCGCTGATGACCTGGGTGTCGGCCGGGCTGAGCAGGAACACCCGGGTGGACACCCGCTCGATCGAACCGCGCAGGCCGAAGATCAGCCCGGCCGCGAAGTCGACCACGCGCTTGGCGTCGGTGCCCTCCATGGCCGTCAGGTTCACGATGACCGGGACCCCGTCCCGGAACAGCTCACCGATGGCCCGTGCGTCCCGGAAGCTGTCCGGGGTGACCGTCGCGATGCGGCGGCCCTTCTCCTCGGCCACGTCCGAGGCCACCTTCACCCGCGGGTCCGTGACCCAGGCGTCCCCGGACTCGGTGCCCTCGGTGTAGTCGTCGTCGTAGTAACGCTCGTCATCGTTGTCGTCGACGAGGCCGAGCCACGCACTCGCCTTGCGTACCGATCCCATGGACGCCTCCTCTCACAGCGGTCTTTCGTGCTTCCGCATCCCTATGGTCATCCATGATGCGGACGTCGCGCCAAGTGGATAGACGCCGCCCGGGGGGTTTGTGACGGTACTGGTGCACAGCGAATCCGTCGAGAGTCCTTGTGTCCCAAGGGTCGTTTCCCAAACGGATGCTGACTGTGAGTGAAATATGATTCTTCCCGGCGTACGGGTGAGGCGGGGTGCGTACGGGTGAACGCGACGGTCGATACGATGCCGCAGCTCAACGTCGCAGGGACCACGGGGGAATGTCGTGTTCGGAATCGTCAGGCCTTGCAGGCACCGGCTCGGGGAAAGCCTCACGAGCCAGTGGATGGCGCATTTGTGCGGATTGTGCCTCGCCCTGCGCAAGGATCACGGCCAGTTCGCGCGAATCGTGACGAACTATGACGGGCTGCTCATATCGGTTTTGACGGAGGCTCAGGCCGGCCGCGGGT
Coding sequences within it:
- a CDS encoding cell division protein SepF, which translates into the protein MGSVRKASAWLGLVDDNDDERYYDDDYTEGTESGDAWVTDPRVKVASDVAEEKGRRIATVTPDSFRDARAIGELFRDGVPVIVNLTAMEGTDAKRVVDFAAGLIFGLRGSIERVSTRVFLLSPADTQVISGEPAAHRSDGFFNQS